One window of the Thermasporomyces composti genome contains the following:
- the xylA gene encoding xylose isomerase, with protein sequence MSDYTPTREDKFSFGLWTVGWQGVDVFGTAVREPLDPVVAVHKLAELGAYGVTFHDNDLFPFGASAAERDQVIARFRKALDETGLVVPMATTNLFAHPIFKDGAFTANDRAVRRFAIRKVMENLDLAAELGAKTYVCWGGREGAESGAAKDVRAALDRMKEAFDILCSYVLDQGYDIRFAIEPKPNEPRGDILLPTIGHALAFIDQLEHPELVGLNPEVGHEEMAGMNFAHGIAQALWHGKLFHVDLNGQNGPRFDQDLRFGAGNLRGAFWTVDVLENGGYDGPRHFDYKPPRTEDMEGVWESARGCMRNYLILREKVRAFRSDPEVQEALRAAKLDELARPTLAAGETYQTLRDEDWPDATIEALAARGMAFERLDQLAMDYLLGVR encoded by the coding sequence ATGAGCGACTACACACCGACCCGCGAGGACAAGTTCTCGTTCGGGCTGTGGACGGTCGGTTGGCAGGGTGTCGACGTGTTCGGGACAGCGGTTCGCGAGCCGCTCGACCCGGTCGTCGCGGTGCACAAGCTGGCCGAGCTCGGTGCGTACGGCGTGACGTTCCACGACAACGACCTGTTCCCGTTCGGGGCCAGCGCCGCCGAGCGTGACCAGGTGATCGCGCGCTTCCGCAAGGCGCTCGACGAGACCGGCCTGGTCGTCCCCATGGCGACGACCAACTTGTTCGCTCACCCGATCTTCAAGGACGGGGCGTTCACGGCCAACGACCGGGCCGTTCGCCGGTTCGCGATCCGCAAGGTGATGGAGAACCTCGACCTCGCGGCGGAGCTCGGTGCCAAGACCTACGTCTGCTGGGGCGGACGTGAGGGCGCGGAGTCCGGCGCCGCGAAGGACGTGCGGGCCGCCCTGGACCGCATGAAGGAGGCGTTCGACATCCTCTGCTCCTACGTCCTGGACCAGGGCTACGACATCCGCTTCGCCATCGAGCCCAAGCCGAACGAGCCGCGCGGCGACATCCTGCTGCCGACCATCGGGCACGCGCTGGCGTTCATCGACCAGCTGGAGCACCCCGAGCTCGTCGGGCTCAACCCGGAGGTCGGGCACGAGGAGATGGCCGGCATGAACTTCGCGCACGGCATCGCCCAGGCGCTCTGGCACGGCAAGCTCTTCCACGTCGACCTCAACGGGCAGAACGGGCCGCGCTTCGACCAGGACCTCCGCTTCGGCGCCGGCAACCTGCGCGGCGCGTTCTGGACCGTCGACGTCCTCGAGAACGGCGGCTACGACGGTCCGCGGCACTTCGACTACAAGCCGCCCCGCACCGAGGACATGGAGGGCGTGTGGGAGTCCGCCCGTGGGTGCATGCGCAACTACCTGATCCTGCGTGAGAAGGTACGGGCGTTCCGCTCCGACCCGGAGGTGCAGGAGGCGCTGCGCGCGGCGAAGCTCGATGAGTTGGCGCGACCGACTCTGGCCGCGGGGGAGACCTACCAGACCCTTCGCGACGAGGATTGGCCCGACGCCACCATCGAGGCGCTGGCCGCTCGCGGGATGGCGTTCGAGCGGCTCGACCAACTGGCCATGGACTACCTCCTGGGCGTTCGATAG
- a CDS encoding Gfo/Idh/MocA family protein has protein sequence MTSKQTLGVGMVGYAFMGQAHSQAWRTLNAAFDVPYAIDMAAICGRTEEKVRAAAEKYGWRSYETNWQALIERDDIGLIDICSPGGNHAEVAIAALNAGKHVLCEKPLANTVEEAREMVKAAEAAAANGVRAMVGFNYRRVPAAAFARKLVQEGKLGAIRHIRAVYLQDWIVDPEFPLVWRLRKEEAGSGALGDIGSHIVDLTQWITGQKIVGVSGLTETFIKERPLVADTQGLRGTGSSERGEVTVDDAALFVARLSGGAVATYEATRFATGRKNGLRIELNGEKGSLVFDLERLNELELYLTEDDNTTQGFRRILITEAEHPYMAAWWPAGHIIGWEHTFTHEAYDLVTAIAEGTDPSPTFAEGLQVQMVLDAVLKSAESGSSWVPVESPTG, from the coding sequence ATGACAAGCAAGCAGACGCTCGGCGTCGGCATGGTGGGGTACGCCTTCATGGGCCAGGCGCACTCGCAGGCCTGGCGTACCCTCAACGCCGCCTTCGACGTCCCGTACGCGATCGACATGGCGGCCATCTGCGGTCGCACCGAGGAGAAGGTGCGCGCGGCGGCGGAGAAGTACGGGTGGCGGTCGTATGAGACCAACTGGCAGGCGTTGATCGAGCGAGACGACATCGGCTTGATCGACATCTGTAGTCCCGGTGGCAACCACGCCGAGGTCGCCATCGCCGCCCTCAACGCCGGCAAGCACGTGCTGTGCGAGAAGCCGCTCGCCAACACCGTCGAGGAGGCCCGGGAGATGGTCAAGGCGGCCGAGGCCGCCGCGGCCAACGGTGTCCGCGCGATGGTCGGCTTCAACTACCGCCGGGTTCCCGCGGCCGCGTTCGCCCGGAAGCTCGTGCAGGAGGGGAAGCTCGGCGCGATCCGTCACATCCGTGCCGTCTACCTGCAGGACTGGATCGTCGACCCGGAGTTCCCGCTGGTGTGGCGGCTGCGGAAGGAGGAAGCCGGCTCCGGCGCGCTCGGTGACATCGGCTCGCACATCGTCGACCTCACCCAGTGGATCACCGGCCAGAAGATCGTCGGGGTGAGCGGCCTGACGGAGACGTTCATCAAGGAGCGTCCGTTGGTCGCCGACACCCAAGGGTTGCGTGGGACCGGCTCCAGCGAGCGCGGCGAGGTGACGGTTGACGACGCGGCGCTGTTCGTGGCGCGCCTGTCCGGCGGCGCGGTGGCCACGTACGAGGCGACGAGGTTCGCCACCGGCCGCAAGAACGGCCTGCGGATCGAGTTGAACGGCGAGAAGGGCTCCTTGGTGTTCGACCTCGAGCGACTCAACGAGCTCGAGCTGTACCTCACCGAGGACGACAACACCACGCAGGGCTTCCGCCGGATCCTCATCACCGAGGCCGAGCACCCGTACATGGCCGCGTGGTGGCCCGCCGGGCACATCATCGGCTGGGAGCACACGTTCACCCACGAGGCCTACGACCTGGTGACCGCGATCGCCGAGGGCACCGACCCGTCCCCGACGTTCGCTGAGGGCCTCCAGGTGCAGATGGTCCTCGACGCCGTGCTCAAGAGCGCGGAGTCCGGCTCGAGCTGGGTTCCGGTCGAGTCGCCGACCGGGTGA
- a CDS encoding sugar phosphate isomerase/epimerase family protein yields the protein MPRPVTLFTGQWADLPFEEVCRLASEWGYDGLEIACWGDHLDVWKAAEDDKYVKNKLDTLEKYNLKVWAISNHLKGQAVCDDPIDERHKAILPARIWGDGDPEGVRQRAAEEMKMTARAAARLGVKTVVGFTGSSIWKYVAMFPPVSEELIEAGYRDFADRWNPILDVFDEVGVRFAHEVHPSEIAYDYWTTVRTLEAINHRPAFGLNWDPSHFVWQDLDPVGFILDFKDRIYHVDCKDAKRRVGNGRNGRLSSHLPWGDLRRGWDFVSTGRGDVPWEQCFRALNAIGYDGPISVEWEDAGMDRLIGAPEALQVVRKLCEIEPPAAAFDAAFATSD from the coding sequence ATGCCGCGTCCTGTCACGTTGTTCACCGGCCAGTGGGCCGACCTGCCGTTCGAGGAAGTCTGCCGGCTGGCGTCGGAGTGGGGGTACGACGGCCTGGAGATCGCCTGCTGGGGCGACCACCTCGACGTCTGGAAGGCGGCTGAGGACGACAAGTACGTCAAGAACAAGCTGGACACCCTGGAGAAGTACAACCTCAAGGTCTGGGCCATCTCCAACCACCTCAAGGGCCAGGCGGTCTGCGACGACCCGATCGACGAGCGGCACAAGGCGATCCTTCCCGCTCGGATCTGGGGCGACGGTGACCCCGAGGGCGTGCGTCAGCGGGCCGCCGAGGAGATGAAGATGACCGCGCGTGCGGCGGCGCGGCTCGGCGTCAAGACCGTGGTGGGCTTCACCGGGTCGTCCATCTGGAAGTACGTCGCGATGTTCCCGCCGGTGTCGGAGGAGCTCATCGAGGCCGGGTACCGGGACTTCGCCGACCGCTGGAACCCCATCCTCGACGTGTTCGACGAGGTGGGCGTGCGCTTCGCGCACGAGGTGCATCCGAGCGAGATCGCGTACGACTACTGGACGACGGTGCGGACCCTGGAGGCGATCAACCACCGGCCGGCGTTCGGTCTGAACTGGGACCCGAGCCACTTCGTGTGGCAGGACCTCGACCCGGTCGGGTTCATCCTCGACTTCAAGGACCGCATCTACCACGTGGACTGCAAGGACGCGAAGCGTCGGGTCGGCAACGGCCGCAACGGCCGCCTGTCGTCCCACCTGCCGTGGGGTGACCTGCGTCGGGGTTGGGACTTCGTCTCCACCGGTCGCGGCGACGTGCCGTGGGAGCAGTGCTTCCGCGCGCTCAACGCCATCGGCTACGACGGCCCCATCTCCGTCGAGTGGGAGGACGCGGGCATGGACCGGCTCATCGGCGCCCCGGAGGCGTTGCAGGTCGTTCGGAAGCTTTGCGAGATCGAGCCGCCAGCGGCCGCGTTCGACGCCGCGTTCGCCACGAGCGACTGA
- a CDS encoding RNA polymerase sigma factor, with protein sequence MAVYALRSRAHEADALPRPRKGGERRDLRSEELDATATSTPEPDARLEVEDLPPLDDVSERAPDLVRQYLREIGRVPLLTAEQEVELARAVEAGLFAERCLVEKAYNVDATEEELKALVRIGAAAKRQLIEANLRLVVSVAKRCTGRGLPLLDLIQEGNVGLIRAVEKFDYTRGYKFSTYATWWIRQAISRAIADQSRAIRVPVHVVDAINRVLRTQRQLFQQLGRDPQIEEVAEAVGLDPERTRELLRLAREPVSLHTPIGEMEASELGDLIEDLDAVAPLEAAASSLMREHIDSALAQLGERERYVLQMRYGLTDGQVHTLEEVGRRFGVTRERVRQIEAKTLAKLRGGAWGPGLREYLA encoded by the coding sequence GTGGCGGTATACGCACTCAGGTCAAGGGCTCACGAAGCCGACGCGCTACCGAGGCCCCGAAAAGGGGGCGAACGACGGGATCTGCGTTCCGAGGAACTCGACGCGACAGCGACCTCCACACCCGAGCCAGATGCCCGCCTGGAGGTCGAGGACCTTCCACCGCTGGACGACGTCTCCGAGCGAGCGCCGGACCTCGTTCGGCAGTACCTTCGCGAGATCGGCCGGGTGCCGCTGCTCACGGCGGAGCAGGAGGTCGAGCTGGCGCGCGCCGTGGAAGCAGGTCTCTTCGCCGAGCGCTGCCTCGTCGAGAAGGCGTACAACGTCGACGCGACGGAGGAAGAGCTCAAGGCGTTGGTCCGCATCGGCGCCGCCGCGAAACGGCAGCTCATCGAGGCGAACCTGCGCCTGGTGGTGTCGGTCGCCAAGCGGTGCACCGGTCGTGGTCTGCCGCTGCTCGACCTCATCCAGGAAGGGAACGTCGGGCTGATCCGGGCGGTCGAAAAGTTCGACTACACCCGCGGCTACAAGTTCTCCACCTACGCCACGTGGTGGATCCGCCAGGCGATCTCGCGGGCCATCGCCGACCAATCGCGCGCGATCCGCGTGCCCGTCCACGTCGTGGACGCGATCAACCGGGTGCTGCGAACCCAGCGGCAACTCTTCCAGCAGCTTGGTCGGGACCCGCAGATCGAGGAGGTCGCCGAGGCGGTAGGCCTGGACCCGGAGCGGACTCGCGAGCTTCTCCGGTTGGCGCGTGAGCCCGTCTCCCTCCACACGCCGATAGGTGAGATGGAGGCGTCCGAGCTTGGTGACCTCATCGAAGACCTTGATGCCGTCGCCCCGTTGGAGGCGGCGGCGTCGTCGCTTATGAGGGAGCACATCGACTCGGCGCTGGCGCAGCTGGGAGAACGCGAGCGGTACGTCCTCCAGATGCGCTACGGGCTGACCGACGGCCAGGTGCACACGCTGGAGGAGGTCGGCCGACGCTTCGGAGTCACGCGCGAGCGCGTGCGCCAGATCGAGGCGAAGACGCTCGCCAAGCTACGCGGCGGCGCGTGGGGGCCGGGCTTGCGCGAGTACCTCGCCTGA
- a CDS encoding M1 family aminopeptidase: MRRRLAALALGAVAITGCTPTATDALPDTTPTPTASQEQVTPPRRSDPAACPTGAGGGGGASRKVSYEPVSARLAPRAAPDKDRPVVRLCFDVSADRRLIRGMETVTFTPDLRTCEVVFRAWPNKPETARYGNRLEVTAVALDGSMVTPKVESAGAPPGVPGTLIRVPVEDCLEPGEQVTVALAFTVTLGALTPERVGYSPDDLVAWAGTAYPLLAWERGRGWATEPAVDLFGETVTSEVFRLELLEIVAPQGDAVLGTGEALGTEPASRPGSVVHRFRADAVRDVAFSVGRMQVTEREVDGVRVHVGAPAGSVATPGEWADATMTAVKELSASFGPFPYEDLWVTIVPGFTSGIEFPGAIQFGDIHPARYPSLAPHEVAHMWFYGLVGNNQARDPWLDEAFAEYAEVLVNDTVDELLQFPTPSAVRNRVGESMEWYAALRQPDLYASGVYRQGGQMLHRARREVGAARFDQLLRDYIDANAHRVVTDEDVVRAFEDEPRVVELLREYGAIRP; the protein is encoded by the coding sequence GTGAGGCGACGGCTCGCGGCGCTCGCGCTGGGCGCGGTCGCGATCACCGGTTGCACACCGACCGCGACGGACGCGCTGCCTGACACCACCCCCACCCCGACGGCCAGCCAGGAGCAGGTGACCCCACCGCGTCGCTCGGACCCGGCGGCCTGCCCGACCGGCGCCGGGGGCGGGGGAGGAGCGAGCAGAAAGGTCTCCTACGAGCCCGTGTCCGCGCGCCTCGCGCCGCGAGCCGCGCCGGACAAGGACCGCCCGGTGGTGCGGCTCTGCTTCGACGTCTCCGCCGACCGCCGGCTCATCCGAGGCATGGAGACCGTCACGTTCACCCCCGACCTGCGCACCTGCGAGGTCGTCTTCCGCGCCTGGCCGAACAAGCCCGAGACGGCCCGCTACGGCAACCGCCTCGAGGTCACCGCCGTCGCGCTCGACGGCTCGATGGTGACGCCGAAGGTGGAGTCGGCGGGGGCCCCGCCCGGCGTGCCGGGCACCCTCATTCGGGTCCCCGTCGAGGACTGCCTCGAACCTGGTGAGCAGGTGACCGTCGCCCTGGCGTTCACCGTCACCCTCGGCGCCCTGACACCCGAGCGGGTCGGGTACTCCCCCGACGACCTCGTCGCCTGGGCGGGCACGGCGTATCCGCTGCTGGCGTGGGAGCGCGGCCGGGGCTGGGCGACCGAGCCCGCCGTCGACCTCTTCGGCGAGACCGTGACGAGCGAGGTCTTCCGGTTGGAGCTCCTCGAGATCGTGGCGCCACAGGGGGATGCCGTCCTCGGCACCGGTGAGGCGCTGGGGACCGAGCCCGCCTCCCGGCCGGGGAGCGTCGTCCACCGGTTCCGCGCGGACGCCGTCCGCGACGTCGCCTTCTCCGTCGGGCGCATGCAGGTGACCGAGCGGGAGGTCGACGGGGTCCGCGTCCACGTCGGTGCGCCGGCCGGCTCGGTGGCGACCCCGGGGGAGTGGGCGGACGCCACCATGACCGCGGTGAAGGAGCTGTCCGCCTCCTTCGGCCCGTTCCCGTACGAGGACCTGTGGGTGACGATCGTGCCGGGGTTCACCAGCGGCATCGAGTTCCCCGGCGCCATCCAGTTCGGCGACATTCATCCGGCTCGCTATCCCAGCCTCGCCCCGCACGAAGTCGCCCACATGTGGTTCTACGGCCTGGTCGGCAACAACCAGGCACGAGACCCGTGGCTGGACGAAGCGTTCGCCGAGTACGCCGAGGTGCTCGTGAACGACACCGTCGACGAGCTGCTCCAGTTCCCGACCCCGTCGGCGGTGCGGAACCGCGTCGGCGAGTCCATGGAGTGGTACGCCGCGTTGCGCCAGCCCGACCTCTACGCCTCGGGGGTCTACCGGCAGGGCGGCCAGATGCTGCACCGTGCCCGGCGGGAGGTGGGCGCCGCGAGGTTCGACCAGCTCCTGCGCGACTACATCGACGCCAACGCGCACCGCGTCGTCACCGACGAGGACGTGGTCCGGGCGTTCGAGGACGAGCCGCGTGTGGTGGAGCTGCTGCGGGAGTACGGTGCGATACGCCCCTGA
- a CDS encoding NYN domain-containing protein, whose translation MGVPDLPASAAAPCAQRRYAILIDVGYLYAAAGEVLFGARERREYRVQADELIRVLQEYGASRLPGELLRVYWYDAAADRVPTVDQRVIAALPMVKVRLGNLNKLGQQKGVDAQIRSDLDALARHGAVTDAVLLAGDEDLVSAVDAAQAYGVRIHLWGVEPAYGSNQAERLVWEADTVEVLSADLLRPYFRLAHPLPTQAASTTPTPAQVFAGLTPAARTVARPNSSASASGSTSATVSNSKLGPNRSTVEEIGEHVAQKWILTRGRDNIRDLLPGPLLPTVIDTELLIEAEKELGHSLRPYPEARVWLREGFWARVYREFDIDRKSGK comes from the coding sequence ATGGGTGTTCCAGACCTCCCCGCCTCGGCCGCCGCTCCCTGTGCCCAGCGCAGGTACGCCATCCTCATCGACGTCGGCTACCTCTATGCCGCCGCCGGCGAGGTGCTGTTCGGGGCGCGGGAGCGCCGCGAGTACCGCGTCCAGGCCGACGAGCTCATCCGGGTGCTCCAGGAGTACGGGGCGAGCCGTCTGCCCGGGGAGCTGCTGCGGGTCTACTGGTACGACGCGGCCGCTGACCGGGTGCCCACCGTCGACCAGCGGGTGATCGCCGCGCTGCCGATGGTCAAGGTGCGTCTCGGCAACCTCAACAAGCTGGGTCAGCAGAAGGGCGTGGACGCGCAGATCCGCAGCGATCTCGACGCGCTGGCCCGACACGGGGCGGTCACGGACGCGGTGCTGCTCGCCGGTGACGAGGACCTGGTGTCGGCGGTCGACGCGGCCCAGGCGTACGGCGTCCGGATCCACCTCTGGGGAGTCGAGCCCGCCTACGGCAGCAACCAGGCGGAGCGGCTGGTCTGGGAGGCTGACACGGTCGAGGTGCTGTCCGCAGACCTGCTCAGGCCGTACTTCCGGCTGGCGCATCCCCTGCCGACCCAGGCCGCCTCCACGACACCCACCCCGGCCCAGGTGTTCGCCGGTCTGACGCCGGCTGCCCGGACGGTCGCTCGGCCGAACTCCTCGGCCTCCGCGTCCGGGTCGACGTCGGCCACGGTCTCCAACTCCAAGCTCGGCCCTAACCGCAGCACGGTCGAGGAGATCGGCGAGCACGTCGCCCAGAAGTGGATCCTGACCCGAGGCCGGGACAACATCCGAGACCTGCTGCCGGGACCGCTGCTGCCGACGGTAATCGACACGGAGCTGCTAATCGAGGCCGAGAAGGAACTCGGCCACTCCCTCCGCCCCTACCCGGAGGCCCGGGTCTGGCTGCGGGAGGGCTTCTGGGCCCGGGTCTACCGGGAGTTCGACATAGACCGCAAGAGCGGCAAGTAG
- a CDS encoding hemerythrin domain-containing protein, which produces MCEYCGCRQVEPIAQLMDEHFALLDLGGAIRRALRDKGGGAATELLQEFRELLHRHVRLEERGVFAAMKAEGEFVDQVLELEQEHDDLEQALAELDLTDGNVVEVVDRLLAELSEHIDRENLGIFPVAVVSLGATGWEIVTRAHEEQQAAAS; this is translated from the coding sequence ATGTGCGAGTACTGCGGGTGCCGACAGGTCGAACCAATCGCCCAGCTGATGGACGAGCACTTCGCGCTGCTAGACCTCGGCGGCGCCATCAGGCGGGCCCTCCGTGACAAGGGTGGCGGTGCTGCGACCGAGCTGCTTCAGGAGTTTCGCGAGCTACTCCATCGGCATGTCCGCCTGGAGGAGCGTGGCGTCTTCGCCGCGATGAAGGCTGAGGGCGAGTTCGTCGACCAGGTGCTCGAGCTGGAACAGGAGCATGACGACCTCGAGCAGGCTCTGGCGGAGCTGGACCTCACGGACGGCAATGTGGTTGAGGTGGTCGACCGGCTGCTTGCGGAACTCTCCGAACACATCGACCGGGAGAACCTCGGGATTTTCCCTGTCGCTGTGGTGTCGTTGGGGGCGACGGGTTGGGAGATCGTGACCCGGGCACACGAAGAACAGCAGGCCGCTGCCTCCTAG
- a CDS encoding SDR family oxidoreductase: MTSATNRVAIVTGGSGGIGRASALRLATDGIAVVVHYNSNRTRADETVRTITEGGGRAIAVGGDIADETQATALFDAAERDFGGVDVLVHTAGIMPLAPIAELDLDVFDRVQRVNVRGTLVVDKLAAQRLRAGGAIINFSSSVTRLQPPTYGAYAASKGAVEAITLVLARELSGRNITVNAIAPGPTATPLFLHGKSPELIEQIANSNPFGRLGTPEDIAEAVAFLAGPGRWVNGQTVFVNGGAA, encoded by the coding sequence ATGACCAGCGCCACCAACCGCGTCGCGATCGTGACCGGCGGATCCGGGGGCATCGGGCGGGCCAGCGCCCTACGCCTTGCCACCGACGGGATCGCGGTCGTCGTCCACTACAACAGCAACAGGACCCGCGCCGACGAGACCGTGCGGACCATCACGGAAGGCGGAGGACGCGCGATAGCCGTCGGAGGCGACATCGCCGACGAAACCCAGGCCACTGCGCTGTTCGACGCGGCCGAGCGAGACTTCGGCGGGGTGGACGTCCTCGTGCACACCGCCGGGATCATGCCGCTCGCGCCGATCGCGGAGCTCGATTTGGACGTCTTCGACCGCGTTCAACGCGTCAACGTGCGTGGGACCCTTGTCGTCGACAAGCTCGCCGCCCAACGGCTCCGCGCCGGCGGCGCGATCATCAACTTCTCCAGCTCCGTCACCCGCCTGCAGCCACCCACCTACGGCGCCTACGCCGCGTCCAAAGGCGCGGTCGAGGCGATCACGTTGGTCCTGGCCCGGGAGCTGAGCGGCCGCAACATCACCGTCAACGCCATCGCGCCCGGACCCACCGCCACCCCGCTGTTCCTCCACGGCAAGAGTCCTGAGCTGATCGAGCAGATCGCGAACAGCAACCCGTTCGGGCGTCTCGGCACGCCTGAGGACATCGCGGAGGCCGTGGCGTTCCTGGCCGGCCCCGGCCGCTGGGTGAACGGCCAGACCGTCTTCGTCAACGGCGGCGCCGCTTGA
- a CDS encoding ABC transporter ATP-binding protein/permease produces MSFLAGDTWRASVRSRDRGLLALLLFTDVDPDDAPTRIRIGSHVDAARALAPFGDDGLDNAASAPLVEQASAHRPVTLATGTAGDVYLCHCASSPSPARPCWSRSPSPTGAVVVVLDRGRVVEVGSHAELMAARGHYAELYQLQAKGYR; encoded by the coding sequence ATGAGCTTTCTCGCCGGCGACACGTGGCGGGCCAGTGTCCGCAGCCGAGACCGGGGCCTGCTGGCGCTGCTCCTCTTCACCGACGTCGACCCGGACGACGCGCCGACCCGGATTCGCATCGGCTCCCACGTGGACGCCGCCCGGGCCCTCGCACCGTTCGGCGACGACGGACTCGACAACGCCGCATCCGCGCCACTCGTCGAGCAGGCGAGCGCCCACCGGCCCGTCACCCTCGCCACGGGTACGGCTGGGGACGTCTACCTGTGCCATTGCGCATCATCGCCCAGCCCGGCGCGGCCCTGCTGGAGCCGTTCTCCCTCACCGACCGGGGCCGTGGTCGTCGTCCTCGACCGCGGTCGCGTCGTCGAGGTGGGCAGCCACGCCGAGCTGATGGCGGCCCGCGGCCACTACGCCGAGCTGTATCAGCTCCAGGCCAAGGGCTACCGCTGA
- a CDS encoding Stf0 family sulfotransferase yields the protein MPSTHADQLDSYFVCATPRTGSSLLLSLLESTGVAGRPEAYFRAPDEPTWAERWRIPRTADGGFDYADYVRAALAAGRTDNGVFGAKLMWGTLDEVVDKLGTVYPELRGNDVALLTRAFGRTRFIYLRRDDVLAQAVSWLRAEQTGVWFIDDNGQTDDSTVTGQAPRYDADGIRHFVETIEEHNAAWEAWFTAWGIQPLVLRYEELDADQVGTTRRVLDFLGLRLPEGRTIRARLRRQADELNQEWIERYRSTGLASAR from the coding sequence GTGCCGTCCACACACGCCGACCAGCTCGACTCCTACTTCGTCTGCGCCACGCCCCGTACGGGCAGCTCGCTCCTGCTGAGCTTGCTGGAATCGACGGGTGTCGCCGGTCGTCCCGAGGCGTACTTCCGCGCGCCCGATGAGCCGACGTGGGCCGAGCGTTGGCGGATCCCGCGCACCGCCGACGGTGGGTTCGACTACGCGGACTACGTACGCGCGGCGCTGGCCGCCGGCCGCACCGACAACGGTGTCTTCGGCGCCAAGCTCATGTGGGGGACCCTCGACGAGGTGGTCGACAAGCTCGGCACTGTCTACCCCGAGCTGCGCGGCAACGATGTCGCGCTGCTGACCAGGGCCTTTGGCCGTACCCGCTTCATCTACCTCCGACGTGACGACGTGCTGGCCCAAGCGGTCTCGTGGCTGCGGGCGGAGCAGACCGGTGTCTGGTTCATCGATGACAACGGACAGACCGACGACAGCACCGTCACCGGGCAGGCCCCCAGGTACGACGCGGACGGCATCAGGCACTTCGTCGAGACGATCGAGGAGCACAACGCCGCCTGGGAGGCGTGGTTCACCGCCTGGGGGATCCAACCGCTCGTCCTCCGCTACGAGGAGCTCGACGCGGACCAGGTCGGCACCACGCGTCGCGTCCTCGACTTCCTCGGGTTGCGTCTTCCGGAGGGCCGCACCATCAGGGCCCGGCTTCGGCGTCAGGCCGACGAGCTCAACCAGGAGTGGATCGAGCGGTACCGCAGCACTGGTCTCGCGTCCGCTCGTTGA